One part of the Sulfolobus tengchongensis genome encodes these proteins:
- the tfs4 gene encoding transcription factor S4, producing MRFCPKCGSLMRVKGSKMVCLKCGYTDSEVERVVLKESISHHNDKTIVADGEIIEGRVAVALCPRCGSTRAILLNKKKKLYKCFTCNLIYTID from the coding sequence ATGCGTTTTTGTCCCAAATGTGGATCCTTAATGAGAGTTAAAGGTAGTAAAATGGTTTGTCTTAAGTGTGGATATACAGATAGTGAAGTAGAAAGAGTAGTGTTAAAAGAGAGTATATCGCATCATAATGATAAGACAATAGTTGCAGATGGGGAAATAATAGAAGGTAGAGTTGCTGTTGCTCTTTGTCCTAGATGCGGCTCTACAAGGGCAATACTGCTTAATAAGAAAAAGAAATTGTATAAGTGCTTTACATGCAATTTAATATATACTATTGATTAA
- a CDS encoding helix-turn-helix domain-containing protein, with the protein MINMLKRVDIVVNHEDCWTSHMPFTAYTINLEVYPHKNYLRSRILVDSMDKAVPNLMRSHKSVVKVIKIDRFKGGTYVDFLNTYKGSVAGVLYDKEVLILGNVIKDKEEKWSFVTSSKNIREILKELGSLGKIVHAEIANFNPIFYPNLTEWEKRVLTLAQTYGYLDYPRRASADELAELLGISKVTFLYHLRNAQRKIIDFYIQNSLS; encoded by the coding sequence ATGATTAACATGCTTAAACGCGTGGATATTGTCGTAAATCATGAAGACTGTTGGACCTCACATATGCCATTTACTGCTTACACTATCAACTTAGAAGTATATCCTCATAAGAACTATTTGAGGAGTAGAATACTTGTCGATAGTATGGATAAGGCTGTGCCAAATTTGATGAGATCCCATAAAAGTGTAGTTAAAGTTATAAAAATCGATAGATTTAAAGGAGGTACGTACGTAGACTTCTTAAATACGTACAAAGGATCAGTAGCTGGAGTTTTATATGACAAAGAAGTATTAATTTTAGGTAATGTTATTAAAGATAAAGAGGAAAAATGGTCCTTCGTAACATCTAGTAAAAATATCAGGGAAATTCTTAAAGAATTAGGAAGCTTAGGAAAGATAGTTCATGCAGAGATAGCTAATTTTAATCCGATATTTTATCCTAATTTAACTGAGTGGGAAAAAAGAGTACTTACGCTTGCGCAAACATATGGCTACCTAGATTATCCCAGAAGAGCTTCAGCTGACGAACTAGCTGAGCTATTAGGAATAAGTAAAGTAACTTTCCTTTACCATTTAAGAAATGCTCAAAGAAAAATAATAGATTTTTATATTCAAAATAGTCTAAGTTAA
- a CDS encoding MFS transporter — protein MSSSKEAMRTLLTLTLMLTLVNYVETMVIPALPKIEDQFSTTATTVAWVTSAYLIVGAVASPIFGKLGDRYGKKKVYLISIGFYSLAVLLAGFSPNIYFLILARGIQGLGYSTFPLAIAIITDLFPKERVAWAQGILSATLAAGPALGLLIGSYIVQDLGWPYAFHTAFILSIILVIVSAKYIVEIPEKTKEKIDYLGATFLMLTVVPLLVYLSDGPNVGWATLSQISLLIVSIISFGIFMWVERRTNEPLMRLDLFKIRNLMVANIAGLISGAGMFLMFTGLTYYLQLPQPYGLGLTIIQSGLLMAPVALVMMIVGPIVGRLINTTGPKPLLIIGSIISMIGYLLLDTFRYNEYEVLLGVLVAAAGLVNLMIPLVNMVAVSLPEEQRGIGIGMNTLIRTIGSSIGPVISTVFMDTYTTWLIYDFNNQIIPVAQVPDYSAFHNMYMTAIALMFLNLIVSLFTKNYVIGNRQRV, from the coding sequence ATGAGTTCTTCTAAAGAGGCTATGAGGACATTACTTACCCTCACTCTTATGCTAACTTTGGTAAATTACGTAGAAACTATGGTCATTCCTGCGTTGCCTAAAATCGAGGATCAGTTCTCCACTACAGCTACAACGGTAGCATGGGTAACATCTGCATACTTAATAGTTGGTGCAGTAGCCTCACCGATTTTTGGAAAATTAGGCGATAGATATGGAAAGAAAAAAGTGTATTTAATTTCTATTGGTTTCTACTCGTTAGCAGTATTATTAGCGGGTTTCTCTCCAAACATTTATTTTTTGATACTTGCTAGAGGTATTCAAGGACTAGGCTATTCTACTTTTCCATTAGCAATAGCCATTATAACAGATCTGTTTCCTAAAGAGAGAGTAGCATGGGCTCAAGGCATCTTGAGTGCAACATTAGCTGCAGGTCCAGCTTTAGGCTTACTGATAGGGTCTTATATTGTCCAGGATTTGGGATGGCCTTATGCTTTTCATACTGCATTTATATTATCTATAATTCTAGTAATAGTTTCGGCTAAATATATAGTCGAAATTCCTGAAAAGACCAAAGAAAAGATAGATTATTTAGGAGCTACATTTCTAATGCTAACTGTAGTTCCTCTGTTGGTTTACTTGTCAGATGGACCAAATGTAGGATGGGCAACATTAAGTCAGATATCGTTACTCATTGTTTCAATTATATCATTTGGTATATTTATGTGGGTTGAAAGAAGGACGAATGAGCCTCTAATGAGACTCGATTTATTCAAAATTAGAAATTTAATGGTGGCAAATATAGCCGGTTTAATTTCTGGAGCAGGGATGTTTCTTATGTTTACTGGCCTAACTTACTATCTCCAGCTACCTCAACCTTATGGACTAGGTTTAACGATAATTCAGTCTGGTCTCTTAATGGCTCCCGTAGCATTAGTTATGATGATCGTTGGTCCAATAGTAGGAAGGTTAATTAATACTACTGGTCCTAAGCCACTCCTCATTATTGGTTCAATCATTAGCATGATTGGATATTTACTTCTAGATACTTTTAGATACAATGAATATGAAGTTTTATTAGGCGTTTTGGTTGCAGCTGCAGGACTAGTAAACTTAATGATACCACTTGTTAATATGGTAGCAGTATCTCTACCTGAGGAACAAAGAGGAATAGGAATAGGAATGAATACTTTAATAAGGACCATAGGAAGTTCCATAGGTCCAGTAATTTCAACAGTATTTATGGATACCTACACTACTTGGCTTATATATGACTTTAATAATCAAATTATACCTGTAGCCCAAGTTCCAGATTACTCAGCATTTCATAATATGTATATGACTGCGATAGCATTAATGTTTCTAAACCTAATAGTGTCCCTATTTACTAAAAACTATGTTATAGGTAATAGACAACGTGTATAA
- a CDS encoding 4-hydroxyphenylacetate 3-hydroxylase family protein — protein MIRKGTDYIKSIKQNQPLVYYEGEIVKDVTEHPAFKIPVSTVAKYYDLHWEEQYKEYLRVYNPDVGEETSISFLRPKNKKDLARLRDGLIKIYDFYKGFFGRSPDYLNVWTMVFYAHAEDYFGKHFGSKFMENAIEIYKEATKRDLFYTHAIVAPMYDRSRPPSQWEDPYIQIGIVEEKPEGVIVRGAAMISTAAPYAEMLWYLPNVRRDTDPRYALYFSIPTNAKGVKFLARRGFQPREGGEFEYPISSRFDESDAILILDNVLIPWDRIIFFKKPDLIEDLMWHTVNLRGWFNWHFVIQHYSRLKFLAGLAMVIAEAAGTSNFINVQEKIGEILIYVALNEAALYASVERAQELPNITRPDPYISIAASHFNMKAVPRANEILRSISGGASIPIPAGIKDFENPDERRLLDKYMAMKGLDALERVKLFNLLWDVIGSEVGMRYEQYDRFSRGDPTIRWAQTYTEVFRDRKNEFIKLVKEIMDQMPNPKT, from the coding sequence TTGATAAGAAAAGGAACTGATTATATAAAAAGTATAAAACAAAATCAACCGTTAGTATATTATGAGGGAGAGATAGTAAAAGACGTTACTGAACATCCTGCATTTAAAATACCAGTTTCCACAGTGGCTAAATACTATGATTTACATTGGGAAGAGCAGTATAAAGAGTATTTAAGAGTATACAATCCAGATGTGGGAGAGGAGACTAGCATAAGTTTCCTAAGACCTAAGAATAAGAAGGATTTAGCGAGATTAAGGGATGGGCTAATAAAGATATATGACTTTTATAAGGGGTTTTTCGGTAGGAGTCCAGATTATCTAAATGTATGGACCATGGTGTTTTACGCTCATGCTGAAGACTATTTTGGGAAACACTTCGGCTCAAAGTTCATGGAAAATGCCATAGAGATATATAAGGAAGCCACTAAGCGAGACCTATTCTACACACATGCTATTGTAGCCCCTATGTATGATAGATCTAGGCCACCTTCTCAATGGGAAGACCCGTATATTCAAATAGGTATAGTTGAGGAAAAACCCGAAGGTGTAATAGTGAGAGGAGCCGCTATGATAAGTACGGCTGCTCCTTACGCGGAAATGCTATGGTATTTGCCAAATGTGAGAAGGGATACGGATCCTAGATATGCGTTGTACTTTTCAATTCCAACTAATGCTAAGGGTGTGAAGTTCTTAGCGAGAAGAGGATTTCAGCCTAGAGAAGGAGGGGAATTTGAGTACCCCATATCGTCAAGATTTGATGAGAGTGATGCGATTTTAATTTTAGATAACGTTTTAATTCCTTGGGATAGGATAATATTTTTCAAAAAACCAGATCTAATCGAAGATTTAATGTGGCATACAGTGAACCTCAGGGGCTGGTTTAATTGGCATTTTGTTATTCAACATTATAGCAGGCTTAAGTTCCTTGCAGGTTTAGCGATGGTAATTGCTGAAGCAGCGGGTACAAGTAACTTCATTAACGTACAAGAGAAAATTGGAGAAATACTAATATATGTTGCATTAAATGAAGCTGCACTTTACGCTTCTGTCGAAAGGGCTCAAGAATTACCCAACATTACTAGGCCAGATCCTTACATTTCGATAGCGGCTAGCCATTTCAATATGAAAGCAGTACCTAGGGCTAATGAGATACTGAGATCTATTTCAGGTGGGGCTTCGATACCAATACCAGCTGGTATCAAAGATTTTGAAAATCCCGATGAGAGACGGCTTCTGGATAAGTACATGGCGATGAAAGGATTAGATGCGTTAGAGAGAGTAAAATTGTTTAATCTGTTGTGGGATGTTATAGGATCTGAGGTGGGAATGAGATATGAACAGTACGATAGATTTAGTAGAGGAGATCCAACAATTAGATGGGCTCAAACTTATACTGAGGTATTTAGAGATAGGAAAAATGAATTCATTAAATTAGTTAAAGAAATAATGGATCAAATGCCTAATCCTAAGACCTAG
- a CDS encoding MFS transporter — protein sequence MAEKATVKAGEIIARMDRIPIWGLSYIFIGILGIGFLFTFYDIFDINVSFIQTALTLFHVTSPSSPQIPVLLGPIVLLNLVGYIIGSLILSPVSDIIGRRRMLMVTMIITGLGSLYNALANDYVNFLIARTITGIGVGADLAIVNTYINEVAPMNGRAKYTSLVFLFSTLGATLGIWLGLFLTTPSSPFPLGLPFALGGSGFFALNGWRVMYGIGALLALIGLLLRFSLPESPRWLISRGKITEAEMIVNMMETKAVKKLGQLPPLPSLISPYIVQKHSYLTAMKTIFGNSNYVKRFIILVIMWLFGYMTVYTLAAGLTSVLASLGFPPSEAGMIAAIGVIGFILVPITTFFTGDRLERKTWTIISVIFTILGGLLIALAGTNIALSFLGSIILFYGFNLWVPTSYTWTAESFPTRARSTGFALCDGVGHIGGGIGIIAVASFISSLISSGVTTFLAVEVFLIISLFQVISTIIAVIAGHKTANKRLDEISP from the coding sequence ATGGCAGAAAAAGCTACAGTTAAAGCGGGAGAAATAATTGCTAGAATGGATAGAATTCCAATATGGGGCCTATCATATATCTTTATAGGTATACTTGGTATAGGTTTCTTATTCACATTTTATGATATTTTCGATATCAACGTCTCATTTATACAAACTGCTTTAACACTATTCCATGTAACTAGTCCTTCTTCACCTCAAATTCCAGTACTACTTGGTCCAATAGTGCTCTTAAATCTCGTCGGATATATAATAGGTTCGCTGATATTATCTCCAGTATCTGATATAATAGGAAGAAGACGAATGCTAATGGTAACAATGATTATAACCGGTCTGGGGAGCCTATATAACGCATTGGCTAACGATTATGTAAATTTCCTTATTGCTAGGACAATAACGGGTATTGGAGTCGGTGCAGATTTAGCAATAGTTAACACTTATATTAATGAAGTCGCGCCAATGAATGGAAGAGCAAAATATACTAGTCTCGTATTCTTATTCTCAACTTTAGGAGCAACCTTAGGCATATGGTTAGGATTATTTTTAACTACACCTTCTTCACCATTTCCTCTAGGTTTACCATTTGCATTAGGGGGGAGTGGATTCTTTGCATTAAATGGTTGGAGGGTAATGTACGGAATCGGTGCGTTATTGGCACTAATAGGATTATTACTTAGGTTTAGTTTGCCTGAATCCCCTAGATGGCTAATCTCGAGGGGCAAAATTACAGAGGCAGAAATGATAGTAAATATGATGGAAACTAAGGCAGTCAAAAAGTTGGGGCAACTTCCCCCATTACCTAGCTTAATATCACCTTACATTGTTCAGAAACATTCCTATCTAACTGCTATGAAGACGATATTTGGGAATTCAAATTACGTAAAAAGGTTCATAATACTAGTGATAATGTGGCTATTTGGATACATGACTGTTTATACGTTAGCTGCTGGTTTAACTTCAGTGTTGGCGTCGTTAGGATTTCCTCCATCAGAGGCTGGAATGATAGCGGCAATAGGAGTTATAGGGTTTATATTGGTTCCAATAACTACATTTTTCACTGGAGATAGGCTAGAGAGAAAAACTTGGACAATTATATCCGTAATCTTCACAATTTTAGGAGGGTTATTAATAGCTTTAGCTGGTACTAATATCGCATTATCCTTTTTAGGTTCTATAATACTATTCTATGGATTCAATCTCTGGGTTCCTACATCATACACATGGACTGCAGAAAGTTTTCCTACGAGAGCTAGAAGTACTGGATTTGCATTATGTGATGGAGTGGGTCATATAGGTGGTGGTATAGGAATAATCGCAGTAGCCTCTTTTATAAGTTCGTTAATTTCATCTGGTGTAACTACATTCTTAGCAGTAGAGGTATTCTTAATAATTTCCTTATTCCAGGTTATCTCAACTATAATTGCAGTGATAGCAGGGCACAAAACTGCAAATAAAAGATTAGATGAAATATCTCCTTGA
- a CDS encoding AMP-binding protein, which translates to MSWKIYSLDEIRSMAKFAIENPEAFWLDKAKFITWFKQPEKVIEGEPPQERWFSGGTTNISYNAIDRHLAQKKDKIAFYWINERLDFRSISYQDLYQEVNKAAYVLSELGVKKGDVVSLLMPSTPEAVYFSLAVHRLGAVLAIHYIGLSEETLAYRFNDCGSKVLVVASKTFRNGNEIRVKDFIDKVLESRNTPIQKILVVPRGYSDFNVNGQRDVVYDDLKPRGKIYVKPVEVEANDPATIYYTSGTTGRPKGLYHTNGGYVVALNWAFKAIFDPKENDVWWTISELGWPVWPMANLYTIPVMGITGVLFEGYIGYKRDLFSRIIERYSVNLVWSSTTTLYTLKSLGEESVKAGDTSTLRVILNTGEPLNVGAWLWLNQNLPHVKIADAYWMTEHLLPIAATPYGIGEIPYKAGSAGIQFPGSYFLVVDDEGKQLPPKQKGYIVLKPLSPALAKMWNDPNYERIKKQYWSRFPGYFYTGDYGYVDEDGYLFVLGRADDVIRAEGERIGTLEVESVIVTHPNVAEAAVVGQGGSIVAFIVPRQGIEANDTLRNDIKSYCRNAGYIVDKIVFVKRLPKTKSGKIMRRLLKAILANENPGDISTLDDIKILDELKESLKGLT; encoded by the coding sequence ATGAGTTGGAAAATATACTCATTAGATGAAATTAGGTCAATGGCTAAGTTCGCTATCGAGAATCCGGAAGCTTTCTGGTTAGATAAGGCTAAATTCATAACATGGTTTAAGCAGCCAGAGAAGGTAATCGAAGGAGAGCCTCCTCAAGAGAGATGGTTCTCTGGAGGAACTACTAACATCTCATATAACGCTATTGATAGGCACTTAGCCCAAAAGAAAGATAAGATTGCATTCTATTGGATTAACGAGAGGTTAGATTTTAGATCAATATCATATCAAGATCTTTATCAAGAAGTAAATAAGGCTGCTTATGTTCTAAGTGAATTAGGTGTGAAAAAAGGTGATGTAGTTTCACTTTTAATGCCGAGTACTCCGGAAGCAGTCTATTTCTCATTAGCGGTTCATAGACTTGGTGCAGTTTTAGCTATACATTACATAGGCTTAAGTGAAGAGACGTTAGCGTATAGGTTCAACGATTGCGGTTCAAAAGTGCTAGTTGTTGCCTCTAAGACATTTAGAAATGGGAATGAAATAAGGGTTAAGGACTTTATCGATAAAGTATTAGAGTCACGTAACACTCCGATACAGAAAATTTTAGTAGTGCCAAGAGGATATTCTGATTTTAATGTTAATGGTCAGAGGGATGTGGTTTATGACGATCTAAAACCTAGAGGGAAAATTTACGTTAAACCCGTAGAAGTAGAGGCAAATGATCCAGCTACAATTTATTATACATCAGGGACAACTGGAAGACCAAAAGGGCTATATCACACTAATGGAGGATATGTGGTAGCGCTTAATTGGGCTTTTAAGGCAATATTTGATCCAAAGGAAAATGACGTATGGTGGACTATTTCAGAATTAGGTTGGCCAGTATGGCCAATGGCTAATTTATACACAATACCGGTAATGGGAATAACTGGAGTATTATTTGAGGGATATATAGGATATAAAAGGGATCTATTCTCTAGAATAATTGAAAGATATAGTGTAAATCTAGTTTGGAGCTCAACTACAACACTCTATACGTTAAAGAGTTTAGGTGAAGAGTCAGTGAAGGCAGGAGATACATCAACCTTAAGAGTCATTTTAAATACTGGCGAACCATTAAATGTGGGTGCGTGGCTTTGGCTAAATCAAAATCTCCCCCACGTTAAAATAGCTGATGCGTATTGGATGACAGAACACCTATTGCCTATAGCTGCAACACCCTACGGAATTGGTGAAATACCGTATAAGGCCGGATCCGCGGGTATTCAATTTCCAGGCTCTTATTTTCTAGTAGTTGATGATGAAGGCAAACAACTACCTCCTAAACAGAAAGGATATATAGTACTAAAACCGCTTAGTCCAGCTTTAGCAAAGATGTGGAATGATCCCAACTATGAGAGAATAAAGAAACAGTATTGGTCTAGATTTCCGGGTTATTTCTACACTGGTGATTATGGCTATGTTGATGAAGATGGATATTTATTTGTATTAGGTAGAGCGGACGATGTGATAAGAGCGGAGGGAGAGAGGATAGGCACCCTTGAAGTTGAAAGTGTTATCGTAACTCATCCTAATGTAGCTGAGGCAGCAGTAGTAGGTCAAGGAGGCAGTATAGTGGCATTCATAGTTCCTAGACAAGGCATTGAAGCTAATGATACATTAAGGAATGATATTAAGAGTTATTGTAGAAATGCTGGTTACATTGTGGATAAGATTGTATTTGTCAAAAGATTACCTAAGACTAAGAGTGGTAAGATTATGAGGAGACTTTTGAAAGCAATTTTAGCTAATGAAAATCCAGGTGATATATCAACTCTGGATGACATAAAGATCCTGGATGAACTCAAGGAGTCGTTAAAGGGATTAACTTAG
- a CDS encoding DUF4898 domain-containing protein, whose protein sequence is MSIIARETLSRYLEDTLIRLVSYENVKFVRHVSPNLITDTNRFFKTFIPNANSYIIIIPADLKNDKLKEDLISMSRNNFNFTVLTSVKLKDKILIIGYE, encoded by the coding sequence ATGTCTATTATAGCTCGAGAGACTTTATCGAGATACCTCGAGGATACGTTAATTAGGTTAGTGAGTTATGAAAATGTGAAATTTGTTAGGCATGTAAGTCCTAATTTGATAACAGATACTAATAGATTCTTCAAAACATTTATACCTAATGCCAACTCCTATATTATTATTATTCCAGCTGATTTGAAGAACGATAAACTAAAGGAGGACTTAATTTCGATGTCAAGAAATAACTTTAACTTCACTGTGCTAACTTCCGTTAAATTAAAGGATAAAATTCTGATAATAGGATATGAATAG
- a CDS encoding flavin reductase family protein has product MSETIRSIMRLFPLGVVVITTKWSDNLVGMTVNTFNSLSLNPPLILFAADRTKGNDIPFKESNGFVVNFIDNEKILDAFAFKPVKERFNGVKFFEGFEGLPILADSYAYMEAKKYVTYDIGDHTLIVGEVVNGKFLRDNFEPLVYYNRNYWKLRR; this is encoded by the coding sequence ATGAGCGAAACGATAAGGAGCATAATGAGGTTATTTCCGTTAGGCGTTGTTGTAATAACAACTAAATGGAGCGATAATTTAGTGGGAATGACAGTAAATACATTTAACTCCTTATCCTTAAATCCCCCACTGATATTGTTCGCAGCTGATAGAACTAAAGGAAATGATATACCTTTTAAGGAGAGTAATGGATTTGTTGTGAATTTTATTGATAACGAGAAAATACTTGATGCTTTTGCATTCAAGCCAGTTAAAGAAAGGTTTAATGGAGTGAAGTTCTTTGAGGGATTTGAAGGTTTACCAATATTAGCAGATAGTTATGCGTACATGGAGGCTAAGAAATACGTAACTTACGATATAGGCGATCATACTCTAATAGTTGGTGAAGTGGTTAATGGTAAATTTCTGAGGGATAATTTTGAGCCTTTAGTATATTATAATAGAAATTATTGGAAGTTACGCAGATAG
- a CDS encoding dioxygenase: MTIGLFISHGSPTILIEKENKWKDLLKDIGREIKEKYRPETIIVSSPHFVSWTGTYYVESGDKLECIQDYYGFPEETYKYCYEAYNDVELVKEIVKNSNGIVKEDNKWGLDHGAWIPLFYMFPDYKPKVVTISITENSPESHYAVGEIVRKAVEKLGRNAIFLATGSPTHRLDLFYLKIPPKPTKLDIILINAIKSGRFDDIMRIKDLYPKEYQVAMPEGDLNTLYMLLGYVKPKSAEVLGHEVPWAGVSMLASIFYG; the protein is encoded by the coding sequence ATGACGATTGGTCTATTCATATCTCATGGATCGCCTACGATACTTATTGAGAAGGAGAATAAATGGAAGGATCTTTTGAAAGACATAGGGAGGGAAATTAAGGAAAAATATAGGCCAGAGACCATAATCGTCTCTAGTCCTCATTTTGTATCGTGGACTGGAACTTATTATGTAGAAAGTGGGGATAAATTAGAATGCATCCAAGATTATTACGGTTTTCCAGAGGAAACCTATAAATATTGTTATGAAGCTTATAACGATGTTGAATTAGTTAAAGAAATAGTTAAGAACTCTAATGGAATTGTAAAAGAAGATAACAAATGGGGGCTTGATCACGGTGCATGGATTCCCCTTTTCTACATGTTTCCCGATTATAAACCAAAGGTAGTAACAATATCGATAACAGAAAATTCACCAGAATCCCATTACGCCGTTGGAGAGATAGTGAGAAAAGCGGTAGAAAAATTGGGAAGGAATGCGATATTCTTAGCAACAGGCTCACCAACTCATAGACTTGATTTATTTTACCTTAAAATACCTCCAAAACCTACAAAGTTAGATATAATATTGATAAATGCAATAAAATCTGGAAGATTTGATGATATAATGAGAATTAAAGATTTATATCCTAAAGAATATCAAGTGGCTATGCCAGAAGGAGATTTAAACACGTTGTATATGCTTTTAGGGTATGTGAAACCGAAAAGTGCTGAAGTTTTAGGACATGAAGTGCCATGGGCAGGAGTAAGTATGTTAGCCTCAATCTTTTATGGTTAA
- a CDS encoding hemerythrin encodes MDMIELLKFEHGVFRVRFYFIEKLNDELLWEEVERLHNFIVNVHAKTEDFYIFKDIPDAKPYSNDHMLIEKYGNSIIRDKRKDWLPRYIKIVLDHNLNEEKYIFPKIKEKKELVLDVIREYGFEEYEKVTGIDIRNF; translated from the coding sequence ATGGATATGATTGAACTCCTAAAATTTGAGCATGGTGTATTTAGAGTGAGATTTTACTTTATAGAGAAACTCAACGATGAGCTTCTTTGGGAAGAAGTAGAGAGATTACATAATTTCATAGTTAACGTTCATGCGAAAACGGAAGATTTTTACATATTTAAAGACATTCCGGACGCCAAACCCTATTCCAACGATCATATGTTGATTGAAAAATACGGTAATTCGATAATAAGAGATAAAAGAAAAGATTGGCTTCCTAGATATATAAAAATAGTATTAGACCATAATCTAAATGAGGAAAAGTATATTTTTCCAAAGATAAAGGAGAAGAAAGAACTAGTTCTGGACGTAATAAGAGAATATGGTTTTGAAGAATACGAGAAAGTAACTGGAATAGATATTAGAAACTTTTAA
- the hpaD gene encoding 3,4-dihydroxyphenylacetate 2,3-dioxygenase — protein MISILRVSHVCIRVTDLDKARYFYSELLGLVETERSGDYIYLRGIEEGQHHSLILKKSSSAGLSYIGYRVSKGEEIDKAREELSNLGLKVIRFKEKGVEDGLLFETPGGIPVFLYYDMEYVGDLRLAFYKHRGVSPVRLAHVNYVVNNLEAEVEFLKKYMGYYETEMYLDKDGNRTVVWLTRRGDSHEVAIAKADKRFPGFHHETYYVHDLRDVIRAADILASARLWDNIERGPGRHGATEGYYIYLRDFDKNRIEFFTNDYVVLDPDKWKPIVWTHDQFRYRSDFWARPIPQSWLTEWVPVEDISTGQLKGWSD, from the coding sequence ATGATTAGCATTTTACGCGTTTCTCACGTCTGCATAAGAGTAACAGATCTAGACAAAGCTAGATATTTTTACTCTGAACTATTAGGTTTAGTAGAAACCGAGAGATCTGGAGATTACATTTACTTAAGGGGAATAGAAGAAGGTCAGCATCATAGCTTAATTCTTAAAAAATCGAGTTCAGCAGGTTTATCTTATATAGGATATAGAGTATCAAAAGGAGAGGAAATAGATAAGGCAAGAGAAGAGCTAAGCAATTTAGGTCTTAAGGTGATTAGGTTTAAGGAAAAAGGTGTAGAAGATGGTTTGTTGTTTGAGACTCCGGGAGGTATTCCGGTATTTTTATACTATGATATGGAGTATGTTGGAGATTTGAGATTAGCATTTTATAAACATAGAGGGGTAAGTCCAGTCAGATTAGCTCATGTAAATTACGTTGTTAATAATTTAGAGGCAGAAGTGGAATTCTTAAAGAAATATATGGGTTACTACGAGACGGAAATGTACCTAGATAAGGATGGGAATAGAACTGTTGTATGGTTAACTAGAAGAGGAGATTCACATGAAGTAGCAATAGCTAAAGCAGATAAGAGATTCCCAGGATTTCATCATGAGACATACTATGTTCATGATCTTAGAGACGTGATAAGGGCTGCTGATATATTAGCTTCAGCTAGGTTGTGGGATAACATAGAAAGAGGTCCAGGTAGACATGGTGCTACTGAAGGATATTATATCTACTTAAGGGACTTCGATAAGAATAGGATAGAGTTCTTCACCAACGATTATGTGGTATTAGATCCAGATAAATGGAAACCGATAGTTTGGACTCATGACCAATTTAGATATAGAAGTGATTTCTGGGCTAGACCTATTCCTCAATCATGGCTAACTGAATGGGTTCCCGTGGAGGATATTTCCACGGGTCAATTAAAGGGGTGGTCTGATTGA
- a CDS encoding DUF4898 domain-containing protein: MVRQLSIKELEEYLDDDLLKLVKLEEVDKVYYIKSTIIASYEKFFSTFLPSYVKYFVVVSRDLPNKLIKESLIRAKDPLEVSCYISAKLPEKSILIVGLQMNNIKKKEEVKEKQPLLS; encoded by the coding sequence ATTGTGAGACAATTAAGTATTAAAGAACTTGAGGAGTACCTTGATGATGATCTATTAAAGCTGGTAAAACTAGAAGAAGTAGATAAGGTATATTACATAAAGTCAACGATTATTGCTAGTTATGAGAAGTTCTTTTCCACATTTCTCCCAAGTTACGTCAAGTATTTTGTAGTAGTCTCACGCGACTTACCAAATAAGTTAATTAAGGAAAGCTTGATTAGAGCTAAGGATCCACTAGAAGTATCTTGCTACATCTCTGCTAAGTTGCCTGAGAAAAGTATACTAATTGTTGGACTTCAAATGAATAATATCAAGAAGAAAGAAGAGGTAAAGGAGAAACAGCCTTTACTTAGTTAA